Proteins from a genomic interval of Mycolicibacterium grossiae:
- the mbtD gene encoding mycobactin polyketide synthase MbtD → MSSATLPDGRTPVVLSAHADDLVRADARAILAHLDGHPEVTDAAAVAATVLATRRLRRHRAAVRAHDVAELRTGLAAVAAGEEHPLVARALAPRAAAGAVAFVFPGQGSQWPSMGVDAYAHLPAYRAEVDACAEVFAAAGAPSPLDYLLAAPGAVTNDFSQVQIQGAQFVHGVALARVWRSAGVLPDLVVGHSLGEIGAAYVAGALALSVAVGVVIARATLLDRLTGPYRVGVLGVSAARAREVIADVPGWIELSVVNSASSVAVSGDGGAVATAVRAVAAGGAFAKEIEMWFPAHTTALDSMRADLDALLPDGAFRDTAVRVIGSATGDVVPAGTDFADYWFTNLRATVRFDRAVAAAVAHGARTFVEMSAHPALLFAIGDVLDAIPDVTDGGTVVVGSGRRDEPIADRLSANVAAVALTDTGYRWADLVAPRKALRPFPFAPMRAEHHWAAADPLPPVAGITVAVEQWHPVTPSGRAAVHRVAVLAGGDEGLAPGLRAALERRAGVESVAPEDAELLVVAAPRTAASDAVGAVDEITALVGRWNPTRAMGPATREVWLVTVGGDRVDAADGPGRPAQAALAAMHRSIGLEFPDVRFAHLDLAPDTGCGAEFDAGFDAGVTALLSDHDEVAVRMRAGAPTILRRSTDGVAPAAPAWTAASGVLDEVVITGGGGAIGLRCARVLAARGARRIVLLSRRGVPADVLADVAGRTGADVVAPPCDLTDPDRVADVAAAHAGGGATLVVHAAAVAAIASYADLGARAVHDTLAAKVLGVHHLLAAWPVTPDARILLCSSVSGLWGGRGHAVYAAANRLLDVHAAELRAHGRRCTAVRWGLWETTGVIGTEEAAAVERSGLRAMNPERALEESLRDHDGDPLVFSADPRRLRTFLGEEPRPPSAADPEMAAAPTPEPGGDPAAALRAALGAVLSLADADAIDLDASLLDLGVDSLLALDLRKRLVKATGHTVPLATILGGATATEVIDILTNSEKKALAK, encoded by the coding sequence ATGTCGAGCGCAACCCTGCCCGACGGGCGGACCCCCGTCGTGCTCAGCGCCCACGCCGACGATCTGGTGCGCGCCGACGCCCGGGCGATCCTGGCCCACCTCGACGGGCACCCCGAGGTGACCGACGCCGCGGCCGTGGCCGCCACCGTGCTCGCCACCCGGCGGCTGCGCAGGCACCGGGCGGCCGTGCGCGCGCACGACGTCGCCGAACTGCGCACCGGCCTGGCCGCCGTCGCCGCCGGCGAGGAGCACCCCTTGGTCGCCCGCGCCCTCGCGCCGCGCGCGGCTGCCGGCGCCGTGGCGTTCGTCTTCCCGGGCCAGGGCAGCCAGTGGCCGTCGATGGGCGTCGACGCCTACGCGCACCTGCCCGCCTACCGCGCCGAGGTCGACGCCTGCGCCGAGGTCTTCGCCGCGGCCGGGGCGCCGTCACCCCTGGACTACCTGCTCGCAGCGCCGGGTGCCGTGACCAACGACTTCTCCCAGGTGCAGATCCAGGGCGCGCAGTTCGTCCACGGCGTCGCCCTCGCGCGGGTGTGGCGGTCGGCGGGTGTGCTGCCCGATCTCGTGGTGGGCCACAGCCTCGGCGAGATCGGCGCCGCCTACGTCGCGGGTGCGCTCGCGCTGTCCGTCGCCGTCGGCGTCGTCATCGCCCGGGCCACGCTGCTCGACCGGCTGACCGGCCCCTACCGCGTCGGCGTGCTGGGCGTCTCCGCCGCACGGGCCCGCGAGGTCATCGCCGACGTGCCGGGCTGGATCGAACTGTCCGTGGTGAACTCCGCGTCCTCGGTGGCCGTGTCCGGTGACGGCGGCGCCGTCGCGACCGCGGTTCGCGCCGTCGCCGCGGGCGGCGCATTCGCCAAGGAGATCGAGATGTGGTTCCCGGCGCACACCACCGCGCTGGACTCCATGCGGGCCGACCTCGACGCGCTGCTGCCCGACGGGGCGTTCCGCGACACCGCCGTCCGCGTCATCGGCTCGGCCACCGGTGACGTCGTGCCCGCCGGCACCGACTTCGCCGACTACTGGTTCACCAACCTGCGCGCCACGGTGCGCTTCGACCGCGCGGTCGCCGCCGCCGTCGCGCACGGCGCCCGCACCTTCGTCGAGATGTCCGCCCACCCCGCCCTGCTCTTCGCGATCGGCGACGTCCTCGACGCCATCCCCGACGTCACCGACGGCGGCACCGTGGTGGTGGGCTCCGGGCGGCGTGACGAGCCGATCGCCGACCGGCTGTCGGCCAACGTCGCCGCCGTCGCGCTCACCGACACCGGTTACCGCTGGGCCGATCTCGTCGCGCCGCGAAAGGCGCTGCGGCCGTTCCCGTTCGCGCCGATGCGCGCCGAACACCACTGGGCAGCCGCGGATCCGCTACCCCCCGTCGCCGGCATCACCGTCGCCGTCGAACAGTGGCACCCGGTGACGCCGTCCGGCCGCGCGGCGGTCCATCGCGTCGCCGTGCTCGCCGGCGGGGACGAGGGGTTGGCCCCGGGACTGCGCGCCGCGCTCGAGCGGCGCGCCGGCGTCGAGAGCGTCGCACCGGAGGACGCGGAGCTGCTCGTGGTCGCGGCGCCACGCACCGCGGCGTCCGATGCCGTGGGTGCCGTCGACGAGATCACCGCCCTCGTCGGCCGGTGGAATCCCACCCGCGCCATGGGGCCGGCCACGCGCGAGGTGTGGCTGGTGACCGTGGGCGGCGACCGCGTCGACGCCGCGGACGGCCCGGGCCGTCCCGCGCAGGCGGCGCTGGCCGCCATGCACCGCAGCATCGGCCTGGAATTCCCCGACGTCCGCTTCGCCCATCTCGACCTGGCCCCGGACACCGGATGCGGTGCCGAGTTCGATGCCGGATTCGATGCCGGGGTCACCGCGCTGCTGAGTGACCACGACGAGGTCGCCGTGCGGATGCGTGCCGGCGCGCCGACGATCCTGCGGCGCAGCACCGACGGCGTCGCCCCCGCGGCACCGGCGTGGACGGCCGCATCAGGCGTGCTCGACGAGGTGGTGATCACCGGCGGCGGCGGCGCGATCGGCCTGCGCTGCGCCCGGGTGCTCGCCGCCCGCGGTGCCCGCCGCATCGTGCTGCTCAGCCGCCGCGGCGTCCCCGCCGACGTGCTCGCCGACGTGGCCGGCCGCACCGGCGCCGACGTGGTGGCGCCACCCTGCGACCTCACCGACCCGGATCGGGTCGCCGACGTCGCCGCCGCGCACGCCGGCGGGGGAGCGACCCTCGTCGTCCACGCGGCCGCCGTCGCCGCGATCGCCTCGTACGCCGACCTCGGTGCCCGGGCGGTGCACGACACGCTGGCCGCCAAGGTGCTCGGCGTGCACCACCTGCTCGCCGCGTGGCCCGTCACGCCGGACGCGCGAATCCTGTTGTGCTCCTCGGTATCCGGCCTGTGGGGCGGCAGGGGCCACGCCGTCTACGCCGCCGCCAACCGACTCCTCGACGTCCATGCCGCCGAGTTGCGCGCCCACGGCAGGCGCTGCACCGCGGTGCGCTGGGGACTGTGGGAGACCACCGGCGTCATCGGCACGGAGGAGGCCGCCGCCGTCGAACGCTCCGGACTGCGGGCGATGAACCCGGAACGCGCGCTCGAGGAGAGCCTGCGCGACCACGACGGCGACCCGCTGGTGTTCTCCGCGGACCCGCGGCGCCTGCGGACGTTCCTCGGCGAGGAGCCCCGGCCGCCCAGCGCGGCGGACCCGGAGATGGCGGCGGCCCCGACGCCCGAACCCGGCGGCGATCCGGCGGCGGCCCTGCGCGCCGCCCTGGGCGCGGTGCTGAGCCTCGCCGATGCCGACGCGATCGACCTCGACGCGTCGCTGCTCGACCTGGGGGTGGATTCGCTGCTCGCACTGGACCTGCGCAAGCGGCTGGTGAAGGCCACCGGGCACACCGTGCCGCTGGCCACGATCCTTGGCGGGGCCACCGCCACTGAGGTGATCGACATCCTGACCAACTCCGAGAAGAAGGCACTCGCCAAGTGA